The proteins below are encoded in one region of Homo sapiens chromosome 5 genomic patch of type FIX, GRCh38.p14 PATCHES HG2308_PATCH:
- the PCDHA7 gene encoding protocadherin alpha-7 isoform 2 precursor (isoform 2 precursor is encoded by transcript variant 2) yields the protein MVCPNGYDPGGRHLLLFIIILAAWEAGRGQLHYSVPEEAKHGNFVGRIAQDLGLELAELVPRLFRAVCKFRGDLLEVNLQNGILFVNSRIDREELCGRSAECSIHLEVIVERPLQVFHVDVEVKDINDNPPVFPATQRNLFIAESRPLDSRFPLEGASDADIGENALLTYRLSPNEYFFLDVPTSNQQVKPLGLVLRKLLDREETPELHLLLTATDGGKPELTGTVQLLITVLDNNDNAPVFDRTLYTVKLPENVSIGTLVIHPNASDLDEGLNGDIIYSFSSDVSPDIKSKFHMDPLSGAITVIGHMDFEESRAHKIPVEAVDKGFPPLAGHCTVLVEVVDVNDNAPQLTLTSLSLPIPEDAQPGTVITLISVFDRDFGVNGQVTCSLTPRVPFKLVSTFKNYYSLVLDSALDRESVSAYELVVTARDGGSPSLWATASVSVEVADVNDNAPAFAQPEYTVFVKENNPPGCHIFTVSAGDADAQKNALVSYSLVELRVGERALSSYVSVHAESGKVYALQPLDHEELELLQFQVSARDAGVPPLGSNVTLQVFVLDENDNAPALLAPRVGGTGGAVRELVPRSVGAGHVVAKVRAVDADSGYNAWLSYELQPVAAGASIPFRVGLYTGEISTTRALDETDAPRHRLLVLVKDHGEPSLTATATVLVSLVESGQAPKASSRASLGIAGPETELVDVNVYLIIAICAVSSLLVLTLLLYTALRCSAPSSEGACSLVKPTLVCSSAVGSWSFSQQRRQRVCSGEGPPKTDLMAFSPSLPQGPSSTDNVSHK from the coding sequence ATGGTGTGCCCGAATGGATACGACCCAGGGGGCCGACATCTACTGCTGTTTATTATAATTCTAGCAGcttgggaggcagggagaggccagCTCCACTACTCGGTCCCCGAGGAGGCTAAACATGGCAACTTCGTGGGCCGCATCGCGCAGGACCTGGGGCTGGAGCTGGCGGAGCTGGTGCCGCGCCTGTTCCGGGCGGTGTGCAAATTCCGTGGGGATCTTCTGGAGGTAAATCTGCAGAATGGCATTTTGTTTGTGAATTCTCGGATCGACCGCGAGGAGCTGTGCGGGCGGAGCGCGGAGTGCAGCATCCACCTGGAGGTGATCGTGGAAAGGCCGCTGCAGGTTTTCCATGTGGACGTGGAGGTGAAGGACATTAACGACAACCCTCCGGTGTTCCCAGCGACACAAAGGAATCTGTTCATCGCGGAATCCAGGCCGCTTGACTCTCGGTTTCCACTAGAGGGCGCGTCCGATGCAGATATCGGGGAGAACGCCCTGCTCACTTACAGACTGAGCCCCAATGAGTATTTCTTCCTGGACGTGCCAACCAGCAACCAGCAGGTAAAACCTCTTGGACTTGTATTACGGAAACTTTTAGACAGAGAAGAAACTCCGGAGCTTCATTTATTGCTCACGGCCACCGATGGAGGCAAACCCGAGCTGACTGGCACCGTTCAATTACTCATCACGGTACTGGACAACAATGACAATGCCCCAGTGTTCGACAGAACCCTGTATACGGTGAAATTACCAGAAAACGTTTCTATCGGAACGCTGGTGATTCACCCCAATGCCTCAGATTTAGACGAAGGCTTGAATGGGGATATTATTTACTCCTTCTCCAGTGATGTTTCTCCAGATATAAAATCCAAGTTCCACATGGACCCCTTAAGTGGGGCAATCACAGTGATAGGACATATGGATTTTGAAGAAAGTAGAGCACACAAGATCCCAGTCGAGGCTGTCGATAAAGGCTTCCCACCCCTGGCTGGTCATTGTACAGTTCTTGTGGAAGTTGTGGATGTAAATGACAATGCTCCACAGTTGACTCTCACTTCCCTGTCTCTCCCTATTCCAGAGGACGCCCAACCAGGTACCGTCATCACATTGATTAGCGTGTTTGACCGAGATTTTGGAGTCAACGGACAGGTTACCTGCTCCCTGACGCCCCGCGTTCCCTTCAAGTTGGTGTCCACCTTCAAGAATTACTATTCATTGGTGCTGGACAGCGCTCTGGACCGCGAGAGTGTGTCCGCCTATGAGCTGGTGGTTACCGCGCGGGACGGGGGCTCGCCTTCTCTGTGGGCCACTGCTAGCGTGTCCGTGGAGGTGGCCGACGTGAACGACAACGCCCCGGCGTTCGCGCAGCCCGAGTATACGGTGTTCGTGAAGGAGAACAACCCGCCGGGCTGCCACATCTTCACTGTGTCGGCGGGGGACGCGGACGCGCAGAAGAACGCGCTGGTGTCCTACTCGCTGGTGGAGCTGCGGGTGGGCGAGCGCGCGCTGTCGAGCTACGTGTCAGTGCACGCGGAGAGCGGCAAGGTGTACGCGCTGCAGCCGTTGGACCACGAGGAGCTGGAGCTGTTGCAGTTCCAGGTGAGCGCGCGCGATGCGGGCGTGCCGCCTCTGGGCAGCAACGTGACGCTGCAGGTGTTCGTGCTGGACGAGAACGACAACGCGCCGGCACTGCTGGCGCCTCGGGTGGGTGGCACTGGTGGCGCAGTGAGAGAGCTTGTGCCGCGGTCTGTGGGCGCGGGCCATGTGGTGGCGAAGGTACGTGCAGTTGACGCTGACTCAGGCTACAACGCGTGGCTTTCGTATGAGTTGCAACCGGTGGCGGCCGGTGCGAGCATCCCGTTCCGCGTGGGGCTGTACACTGGTGAGATCAGCACGACACGAGCCCTAGATGAGACGGACGCACCGCGCCACCGCCTTCTGGTGCTTGTGAAGGACCACGGGGAGCCCTCGCTGACAGCCACAGCCACCGTGCTGGTGTCGCTGGTGGAAAGCGGCCAGGCACCAAAGGCGTCGTCGCGGGCATCGTTGGGCATTGCAGGCCCAGAGACCGAGCTGGTGGATGTCAACGTGTACCTGATCATCGCCATCTGCGCGGTGTCCAGTCTGTTGGTGCTTACCCTGCTGCTGTACACGGCGTTGCGGTGCTCAGCGCCGTCCTCTGAGGGCGCATGTAGTTTGGTAAAGCCCACTCTGGTGTGCTCCAGCGCGGTGGGGAGCTGGTCATTCTCCCAGCAGAGGCGGCAGAGGGTGTGCTCTGGGGAGGGCCCACCCAAGACAGACCTCATGGCCTTCAGTCCCAGCCTTCCTCAGGGTCCATCCTCTACAGACAATGTGAGTCATAAATAA